The following DNA comes from Pseudomonas sp. Tri1.
TTGTCCAGCACCGTCAGATGCGGGAACACCGAGTAGCGCTGGAACACTACCCCCCGGCTGGCATCCGGCTCACCGGCCAAGGGTTCTCCGTCCAGGAGAATCTGCCCGCGACTGGCGCGCTCCTGGCCCAGCAGCAAGCGCAGGAAGGTCGACTTGCCGCAACCCGATGCGCCCACGAGGGTGCAGAACTCACCCTCGGCGACGCTCAGGTTCAAGCGCTCAAGCACCACCTGATCGCCATATTGTTGCCAGACGTTGTTCACGGTAATGAAGCTCATGCCTTCGCCCCTTCATACCAAGGGAACGCTTGCCGCGTCAGGCGCTTGAGGCCCCAATCCATCAGCCAGGCGAGCAGGGTGATCCACACCACGTACGGCAAGATCACGTCCATTGCCAGGTAACGCCGCACCAGGAAAATCCGATAGCCCAGCCCGTCGGTGGAGGCGATGGCTTCGGCGGCGATCAGAAACAGCCAGGCCGACCCCAGCATCAGTCGCAGGGAAATCAACAGGCGCGGCAGCAATTGCGGCAGCACCACCCGCAGCATCAGCGTCCAGGTCGAAGCGCCGAGGGTCTGGGCCTTGATCAGCAACTCGGGCGGAATTTCCCGGGCGCGCTGTTCCAGATCCCGGGCCAGGCACGGCGTGATGCCAATCACGATCAGCATGACTTTCGATAATTCCCCCAATCCGAAGACGATGAACAGGATTGGCAGGATCGCCAGCGGCGGCACCATCGACACCACGGTGAGCAATGGCGATAGCGGCGCGCCCAGCAGCGGCAACGTGCCGGCGGCGATGCCCAGGCACAGCCCCGCCAGGGCACTGATGCCCAGGCCGATGGCCAGCCGACGCAGACTCGACGCGGTGTCTTGCCAGAG
Coding sequences within:
- a CDS encoding ABC transporter permease produces the protein MRLINRYPDRPSRLLLVILPFALVLFAYFMGSADRLTDNPNDKLLPSAVQMADAVKRLAFTADARSGDYLLWQDTASSLRRLAIGLGISALAGLCLGIAAGTLPLLGAPLSPLLTVVSMVPPLAILPILFIVFGLGELSKVMLIVIGITPCLARDLEQRAREIPPELLIKAQTLGASTWTLMLRVVLPQLLPRLLISLRLMLGSAWLFLIAAEAIASTDGLGYRIFLVRRYLAMDVILPYVVWITLLAWLMDWGLKRLTRQAFPWYEGAKA